Genomic window (Cystobacter fuscus DSM 2262):
GTCCGGGGTGAGCGCGTGGTGGACGAGGCCCTGCTCGTGCGCGCACGCCAGGGCCCTGATCACCGGCACCATCAGCTCGATGGCGCGCACCGAGGGCAGCCGTTGCCCCTGGGAATGCTCCCGCAGGGACTGGCCCTGGAGGTGCTCCAACACCAGGAAGGGGCCGTCCTCGTACTGGCCGGCCTCGTGGAGGGTGGCGATGTTCTCGTGGGCGCAGCGCGCGGCGGCGCGGGCCTCGGTGAGGATGCGTTGGGTGAAGCCGTCGTCCCGGGTAGGCAGCAGCTTGAGGGTCACGCGGCGCCCCAGCCGTGTGTCGCGCGCGAGGAAGCTCTGGCCCAGGCCGTGGCCGCTCAGCTCGCGGATGAGTTCGTAGTGCTGGAGGCGCAGCCCGGGTTGGACGGACGAGGGGATCGTCGAGGGGGCCGGTGTCATCGGCCACCAGGATGCGCACGAGGGGCCGCCACGCCCACGGGGACCGGGGTACGGGGTGGGTGTCGAGCAGTCAGCGTCTCTGGAGCAGGGCCCGGGCGGCCTCGCGTCCGGGGCGCAGGCTGTCCTGGACCGCCTCCCCGAGCCGGACGCCCAGCGCTTCCAGGAGCACGGTGAAGCGCTCCTGGCCCGCGCGGCGCACGGCGCGGGTGGTGCCCGCCAGGCTCGCGGAGGAGATGAGCGCGCCGGCTCCCGCCAGCAGCGCGAGCAGGGCCCCCGCGTTGAGGAAGTAGTCCACGCCCAGCAGGGGGCCCTCGACATAGGCGCGCACCACGCGGTAGCCCACATGGCCGAGGAGCGCGAGCAGGGGCAGGTTGATGAGCGGTAGCACCAACCAGCGCGCGGTGCGCCACCAGCCGGCCACCGCCTCGGCCACCGCGGTGGTGACGGTGTAGCGCCAGGCGCTCGCGCGCGCGGACTTCAGCTCCGCGAGCAGCGTCTCCACGTCGGGCAGGCCGAGGGACTCGGGAGTCAGTCCGCCCGCGTGCGCGAGGGCGCGGGCCTGGGTCAGCGAGGCGCGGGCGGCGGCCTCCACGGCGAAGTCGTCCTCGAAGGGCTCCACCACCGCCGTCTCCGCCGCGCGCGCGCGCGCGCGCTCCCGGACGGCGTCCAGCACGGTGGAGGTGGCCGCCACTGCCAGGCCCACGGGCAGGCTGCGCCGCGCCACCAGCGTCGCCGCGCCGAGGCCCCCCACGCCCACCGACGACAGCCGCATGCCCCAGGCCGCCGGGCCCCAGAAGCGTCCCGCCGCCTGTCCGCGCACCTCCGTGGCGAGGTGGCCTTGCGCGAGCAGCAGCCTCGCGCCGAAGTCCTCCTTCAACCCCGTGGCGGCCCGGCCGAGCCCCTCCTGGAGCGCCGAGCGCGTCCGCGCGAGCGTGTCCTCCGTCTCCTTCAGCGCGCCCTCCACCCGCGAGGAGAGCTCCGCCAGGGCGCCCTCGGCGTTGGTGCGCCGCACCCGCTCGGCCACCGCCCGCGTGGCGAGCGACTGGAGGTGGAAGAGCAGGGCGCCGAACTCGCCGGACGGGTCCTCCCCCCGCTGCGCGGCGCGGCCGCTGATGGCGAAGACGGGCACGGACTCCGCTTCCATTCCGTAGCGCTCCACGGCGAGCCGGCGCGCCTGGGACTTGAGGGCCTCGCGCGACTCGGCCGACAGCTCATCCGCGAAGTTGACGAGGAACACGAGCGCGCGGCGCCGGGCGAACTCCGCGAGGAACTCGGCCTGGGTGGCCTCGGCCACGCTGCCCCGGTGCATCACCACCAGCGCCACGTCCGCGCGCTCCAGGGCGGCGCGCGCCACCTCGCGGTGCACGGTGGCCACGCTGTTGAGGTCCGGCGTGTCGATGAACACCTGGCCGCTCCACAACCCGCGCGGGCCCGGGGTGTAGCGCACCACCCGCGCGCCCACCCCGGCGAGCTCCTCCAGGGCGAGCGACTCGGGGGCGAACACGGTGGCGGCGGTGCTCGTGGGCCGGTCCTCCCCCTCGCGCGCGAGGGCCTGTCCGGCCAGGGCGTTGAGCAGGGTGGACTTGCCCGCGCCGGTGGCGCCCACCAGGGCCACGGTGAGGGGGGCGTCGCGCCGCTCGAGGCCGCGCGCGTAGTCCTGGCGCAGCCGCTCCAGGCGGGCGGCATGGGGGGCGAGGGCGGGCAGGGTGCTCGCGGCGGAGAGCAGGCGCTCGAGGTGCTCGGGGTCGGGCAGGGAGGTGTCCACGCGCCCAGCCTCGCCAAGGCGGGCGTCCCTGCCCAGCCCGGAGTGAGGCGGGGCCCGCGCTGACGTTGCGCGTCATGCACTCCGTGCTCCAAGCAACTCCGAAACCCGTCTGTCCGGTGGCGGGCGCGGAACACGGACCCTAGGCTGCGCGCCTCGCCTCGGTCCCCCCAAGGGGGTTCACGCACCATGGATGTTCAGGACATCAAGAAGGACGCCGCTCCCCGGAAGGTTCACCAGCACCTGTATGTCCAGGTCCTGGTGGCCATCTCGGTCGGAGCGCTGCTCGGCCACTTCTACCCGGCGCTCGGCGCGTCCATGAAGCCGCTGGGGGATGGCTTCATCAACCTGGTGAAGATGGTCATCTCCCCCATCATCTTCCTGACGGTGACCACGGGCATCGCGGGCTCGCAGGACTTGAGCAAGGTGGGCCGCATCGCCCTCAAGGCGTTCGCGTACTTCCTCACCTTCTCCACGCTCGCGCTGGTGGTGGGCATGGTCATCGCGCACGTGGTGCAGCCGGGCGCGGGGATGAACATCGATCCGGCCTCGCTCAACGTGGGCCAGGTGTCCTCCTACACCGCCAAGGCCCATGAGCAGAGCGTCACCGGCTTCCTGCTCAACATCATCCCCAAGACGGTGGTGAGCGCCTTCGCCGAGGGGGAGATCCTCCAGGTGTTGTTCGTCGCCATCCTGTTCGGCGTCTCCCTGGCGATGGTGGGGGAGCGGGGCCGGCTGGTGCTGGAGCTGCTCCAGTCGCTCAGCAGCGTGTTCTTCCGGCTGGTGAGCATCCTCATGAAGGCGGCGCCCGTGGGTGCCTTCGGCGCGTTCGCCTTCACCATCGGCAAGTATGGGATTGCCTCCATCTACAACCTGGCCAAGCTGGTGCTCACCTTCTACATCACCTCGCTCGTCTTCGTGCTCGGGGTGCTGGGGCTGGTGGCGTTCTTCAACGGCTTCAACATCCTGAAGCTCATCCGCTACCTCAAGGCGGAGCTGCTGCTCGTGCTCGGCACCAGCTCGTCCGAGTCCGCCCTGCCCAACCTCATCGACAAGATGGAACGCGCGGGGTGCGCCAAGCCCGTCGTGGGCCTGGTGGTGCCCACGGGCTACTCCTTCAACCTCGACGGGACGAACATCTACATGACGCTGGCGGCGCTGTTCATCGCCCAGGCGACCAACACGCACCTGTCCCTGTCCCAGCAGGTGCTGCTGCTGCTGGTGGCCATGCTCAGCTCCAAGGGCGCGGCGGGCGTCACCGGCGCGGGCTTCATCACGCTCGCGGCGACGCTGTCCGTGGTGCCCGACGTGCCCGTGGCGGGCATGACGCTCATCCTCGG
Coding sequences:
- a CDS encoding GTPase, with the translated sequence MDTSLPDPEHLERLLSAASTLPALAPHAARLERLRQDYARGLERRDAPLTVALVGATGAGKSTLLNALAGQALAREGEDRPTSTAATVFAPESLALEELAGVGARVVRYTPGPRGLWSGQVFIDTPDLNSVATVHREVARAALERADVALVVMHRGSVAEATQAEFLAEFARRRALVFLVNFADELSAESREALKSQARRLAVERYGMEAESVPVFAISGRAAQRGEDPSGEFGALLFHLQSLATRAVAERVRRTNAEGALAELSSRVEGALKETEDTLARTRSALQEGLGRAATGLKEDFGARLLLAQGHLATEVRGQAAGRFWGPAAWGMRLSSVGVGGLGAATLVARRSLPVGLAVAATSTVLDAVRERARARAAETAVVEPFEDDFAVEAAARASLTQARALAHAGGLTPESLGLPDVETLLAELKSARASAWRYTVTTAVAEAVAGWWRTARWLVLPLINLPLLALLGHVGYRVVRAYVEGPLLGVDYFLNAGALLALLAGAGALISSASLAGTTRAVRRAGQERFTVLLEALGVRLGEAVQDSLRPGREAARALLQRR
- a CDS encoding dicarboxylate/amino acid:cation symporter; the encoded protein is MDVQDIKKDAAPRKVHQHLYVQVLVAISVGALLGHFYPALGASMKPLGDGFINLVKMVISPIIFLTVTTGIAGSQDLSKVGRIALKAFAYFLTFSTLALVVGMVIAHVVQPGAGMNIDPASLNVGQVSSYTAKAHEQSVTGFLLNIIPKTVVSAFAEGEILQVLFVAILFGVSLAMVGERGRLVLELLQSLSSVFFRLVSILMKAAPVGAFGAFAFTIGKYGIASIYNLAKLVLTFYITSLVFVLGVLGLVAFFNGFNILKLIRYLKAELLLVLGTSSSESALPNLIDKMERAGCAKPVVGLVVPTGYSFNLDGTNIYMTLAALFIAQATNTHLSLSQQVLLLLVAMLSSKGAAGVTGAGFITLAATLSVVPDVPVAGMTLILGVDRFMSECRSLTNFIGNAVATVVVSRWEGALDREAFQTAMNTPPKD